In the genome of bacterium, the window GGGGTTACCTTCCTGGACCCGGCCGACACGGCGCTGGTCGTCGTCAAAGCGCCGCGTATGGCCCGCGCCGATATAATCGCCGAGGAAGAGGCCGCCGCGGCAGCCGCGGCGGAGGCGGAGGGCAAAGAGGGCGAAGCCGCCGAAAAAGGGGAGGAGGAAGCTCCCCCGCCCGCCGAGGAAACCTCCTCCTAATAACTACGGCGCGGACGGGCGCGCAGCGTCGTGGCCGGACCTAACACTTACGCCGTATTCGGCCTCGGGAACCCGGGCCGGCGGTACGCCGGCTCGAGGCACAATGCCGGCGCGATGGCGGTCGACGTCCTCGCCCGGCGCCACCGCATTCGCCTGTGGCGCCGCCGCTTCCAGTCGGCGTGCGGCAAAGGGCGCATCGCGGGCCGCGACGTCTGGCTCGTGAAGCCGCGGGCCTATATGAACCTGTCGGGGTACGCCGTGGCCGCCGCGGCCGAAGGACTGAAGCTCGGCACGGGCAACATCCTAGTAATATCCGACGATATTGACCTACCGCCCGGCAAGATAAGGTTGCGCGAAAAAGGCTCCGCCGGAGGCCACAAGGGCCTCCAGTCGATAATAGACGAACTGGGCACGCAAAACTTCGCCCGCCTACGCGTAGGCGTGGGTGCTCCTCCCGGCGACGACGCCGCAACGTACGTGCTGTCGCCGCTCGAGGAGGCCGACGCCGTAGGCGCCGCTTTGGAACGCGCCGCGGCCGCCGCGGAAGCGTGGCTCGCCGAGGGGGCGGCCCGGGCGATGACGGCCTTCAACGATTAACGCGGGAGAGTACTCGTGGACATATCTTTCTCTTTGGGTGGCGCCGGCCTGGCGCTGGTCTTCGGCTTTTTAAGTTTCATATCGCCGTGCGTGCTCCCGCTCGTGCCGGCGTACCTGTCGTACATATCCGGGCATACCTTCGAGGAGCTCACCGGGAAGGAGCGCCGCGGCCAGATAATGCTCAATACGCTCCTGCACGCCGCGTTCTTCTGCCTGGGCTTCACCGTCGTGTTCCTGGCGATGGGCATAACCGCCACCGAGCTCGGCTCCTTTCTCCAAACCCACAAGATGCTCTTCAACCAGATCGCCGGCATTATCATCATCGTCCTCGGCTTTCACATGGTAGGCGCGTACCGCATAAAATTTCTCCTTATGGAAAAGCGCTTCGAGGGCAAGAAGGGACGATGGGGCATCCTGGGTACGTTCGTCGTCGGCCTCGCGTTCGCCTTCGGCTGGACGCCGTGCATCGGGCCTTTTCTGGCGGGCCTCCTCTTCCTGGCGAGCAACCAGCATACGGTTTGGCAAGGGTTCTTCCTGCTGCTGGTATACTCGTTCGGCCTCGCGGTCCCGTTCCTGCTGGCCGCGGTCGCGGTGAACTCGTTCCTCTCGGCGTTTCAAAAGGTAAAGCGACATTTCCGTACTATTGAGGTCGTGGGCGGCATCCTCCTGATCGAGTTCGGCCACATAATATTATTCAACAAGCTCGGGTGGCTCGCGGGAAAACTCGGCTTCGTCAACTTGGGCTTCTAATAAACGCGCCGCTGGTCGCCATATTTAAAAAAAACCGCCACTTCTGGCGGTTTTTACATTTAGTTATTCGCCAGATAGTTATGGTTTACGTACGCTTTAAACCTGGCCATATCCGCCAAAATCGGCGGCCAAGTGGCCGGCTATGCCAAAACGTAAAAGGCTTAAATTGTTAAATAATAAACACGTTGTGCAAATGGCGTGCTTTTTGCTAGTTTAATTAACACACAACGGCATACTCATTTTTTATTATAAATACTACCGACGCTTAGGGAACAAAGGACCAAAGAAACCCCTCGGCGCGTGTGGTTGTGCTTTTTTGGCCGTTGCCGAGGCGACCGGGTACAAAGCGGGGTACTGTTTACGCGGAGTCATGACGAGGAAAAAGGCGGAGCGGCTTTTTTGCCTGGCGAGTATTTTGAGTACCGATAAGGGCTATCGCGCGGCTGAACTGGCGGAGACGTTGGGCGTCTCCGAGCGGACCATCTACCGCGACGTCGTCGACCTCTCCGACTTAGTACCCATATACTACGACCACGGCTACCGCGTTTTGCGCGAGGCGCGCGCCGGCGACACGGCTTTTACCCGAAGAGAACTGCTGGCGATGAAACACGTCTTCAAAACGATGGAGCTGATCGGCGGAAGCGGTTTCTTCACGCCGGCCATGCGCGCGGCGCTGAGCAAAATCGAAAACCGGATATCGCACGCCTCCAGCGGCGGTAACGGCGACAACGGCTAGTACGCGGTATTAGTTGCGATAACGGCGGTTCTACCGGGACCGGATAGCGGAGGTTTATTAGGCGAAAGGGCAGGAGCGGTCCAGGTCGGCTTGATTTACCTGACTAAGCAAGAACGGCTCGTCTTTATATTTTTAGCCGCGGCGCTCGCGGTAGGCGCCGCGGTTAAAGTATTGCGGGGCGAGAGGGCGCCGCCGCCGCCGAGGCCGCTCGAGGCGGAGTTCGACCTCGCCGAGGTTAAGCCGCCGCCGTTCCCGGTAAAAGTCGACGTCGGCGTGGATATCAAGCCGATCGAATTTAAAATCGGCGCATTGAGGAATGTCAAAGTCGATTTCTCCGGCGCGGGCGGTACGGACGCCTCCTGGTATTTAAACAAAGACGGGATCCAAAACGACCTGACCGTTTTCCTCGGTACCCGAAAACACAAGGGCGTCAAAACGGTTACCGCCGAAGTCTCGGCAATTTGGCAATACAAACCCGGGAAGCTCTCCTCCTCTGAAATCCACAGTGACTGCGCGACGATCACGATCTACCCGGAATAGGCCCCGCTCTATAACTGTCGGGTAGCGGGTATGCGGCTATCGCCGCGGAAGACACCCGTTGAAAACGCGGGGCGAAACCTGGCAGCAGGTATTGCTGGTAGCACCGTGGGTAAATAAAAATAAGTTATATGAATACCCTATACTACGGCGATAACCTTGACGTTCTCCGGCGGTACGTTGCCGACGAGTCGGTGGACCTCGTCTATCTGGACCCGCCGTTCAATAGTAACGCCACCTACAACGTCCTATTTGGCGAGCAAAACGGTTCCCGGGCGGCGGCGCCGAAAAAGCCGAGTAACGGCGGCGATTAGGATATGGTAGTTAAGCCTTAACTGAGGCGGTAGCGGAAATGAGTAAGACATCGAAATTGGTTTTAATAATAACTGTAGGAACGGTAGCGGTCTTCGGTCTCCTTTGCTTGGCCGCGGGTTTGACACCGATAATCGTTATGGGGCCTAAAGCGTGGTGGGCACAATTTTCCGAAGAGTACACCGCGACAATTCCCGTCGCGCCGGTGGAGTTCCGCCTTCACGAATACGAAGTAGGTAAATACCCGTTGGATATTACGGACGTAAGGTGGAAAAGTGGTCTTTTAGAAGATTCCGTTGTTGGTAAGGTTATCAATAACGGTGACCTTAGGTATAATAGCATTACAGTTACAGTGTTCACGCAACACCCTAACGGGGAACTTAAAGGTATAGCTTATGACACCACGACCAGATTGGCACCGGGAGAGACGTGGGAATTTAATTGTTCTATATCCCGTCCCTGTAAGGTGGATTTAAGCAGGATTTTAATAAAAGCCGATTGATTTTAGGCTTTTTTCCGTCGCGAAGGCGCCCTTAAACCGCGAAATAAATTACCGTCCCCACGCACGTGGGGGTGAACCTTAACAATAACCGTCTCAACGCGGAGGTAAAAGGATGGCGCTATTCGCTGACTTCCTGGCTGTGATCGTAGCGGTATACGTATTGTTCCGTTGCGTCGACATAGCCTCGAATTGGTTCGTAAAAATCGCAAAAGGTACGTACATGGAACGTTCGGCCAAAATCGTCCTCGGCATCATCAACATCATGCTCGCCGGCGTTACTTTCGTATGGGCCGCATGGTGGTTTTATAATATGATAAAAGCCGGGATCGAGATCGGGAAATCCTTAAGTAAGTTTTAAATGCCCCGCGCCGTCTACATCTACATCTTCATGCGCGGCCGCTACTCGTGGCTCGTAGGCCGGGTCAAGGCGACCCGGCTAGATTCGTCTTTACGGCAGCCGGTAAGGCCGCTAAAAGCCGTCAAACCCACCACAATCCCCGCAGCTACGTGCAGTTTTAGGTAAACTTGTTTCATCTAACCAGCCAGGAACGGCTCGTCCTTATCTTCCTCGTCGCGGCGCTCGCGGTAGGCGCCGCGGTTAAAGTATTGCGGGGCGAGAGGGCGCCGCCGCCGCCGAAGCCGCTCGAGGCGGAGTTCGACCTCGCCGAGGTTAAGCCGCCGCTCGAGGCTGCGGCGTTGGCCGAGGCGGCCGCCCCCGAAAAAATCAACGTCAACGCCGCCGACGCCGCGGCGCTGTGCGCGCTGCCGGGAATAGGGCCCGCGTACGCGGCGCGCGT includes:
- the pth gene encoding aminoacyl-tRNA hydrolase, which gives rise to MAGPNTYAVFGLGNPGRRYAGSRHNAGAMAVDVLARRHRIRLWRRRFQSACGKGRIAGRDVWLVKPRAYMNLSGYAVAAAAEGLKLGTGNILVISDDIDLPPGKIRLREKGSAGGHKGLQSIIDELGTQNFARLRVGVGAPPGDDAATYVLSPLEEADAVGAALERAAAAAEAWLAEGAARAMTAFND
- a CDS encoding cytochrome c biogenesis CcdA family protein, whose protein sequence is MDISFSLGGAGLALVFGFLSFISPCVLPLVPAYLSYISGHTFEELTGKERRGQIMLNTLLHAAFFCLGFTVVFLAMGITATELGSFLQTHKMLFNQIAGIIIIVLGFHMVGAYRIKFLLMEKRFEGKKGRWGILGTFVVGLAFAFGWTPCIGPFLAGLLFLASNQHTVWQGFFLLLVYSFGLAVPFLLAAVAVNSFLSAFQKVKRHFRTIEVVGGILLIEFGHIILFNKLGWLAGKLGFVNLGF
- a CDS encoding HTH domain-containing protein translates to MTRKKAERLFCLASILSTDKGYRAAELAETLGVSERTIYRDVVDLSDLVPIYYDHGYRVLREARAGDTAFTRRELLAMKHVFKTMELIGGSGFFTPAMRAALSKIENRISHASSGGNGDNG
- a CDS encoding FxLYD domain-containing protein; protein product: MSKTSKLVLIITVGTVAVFGLLCLAAGLTPIIVMGPKAWWAQFSEEYTATIPVAPVEFRLHEYEVGKYPLDITDVRWKSGLLEDSVVGKVINNGDLRYNSITVTVFTQHPNGELKGIAYDTTTRLAPGETWEFNCSISRPCKVDLSRILIKAD
- a CDS encoding helix-hairpin-helix domain-containing protein, with product MFHLTSQERLVLIFLVAALAVGAAVKVLRGERAPPPPKPLEAEFDLAEVKPPLEAAALAEAAAPEKINVNAADAAALCALPGIGPAYAARVVAYRESHGPFEKPEDLAKVKGIGPATVEKIAPYITCAAPE